In Rhodanobacter denitrificans, a single window of DNA contains:
- a CDS encoding methyl-accepting chemotaxis protein translates to MNIKKFMARFTKLPTLSVKARLIGVFALLGLMLAAGAAVGLGMMSWQNEGMRRSYEEAMVPAQLIGSLRVKSLTDFIVLGEAAGAIGKPDQMKQKVAESERLQKEIAEVNKQLSTMPMSADIAAKYKAYRATDADYLSGLKDIYDALAQNDEGTGDLLEMQVRPELMLRVDTINKLMQAQSDEVKQIYQAQVSRYKLVRNLVLFALIGGLLFALLVSTLLVRSISGTLTHLVKVAHAIAEGRLGHVIKVKRQDELGRLLDAFRSMDERLGAIVGEVRHGSDAVSSAAQQIARGNDDLSQRTQEQASSLEETASSMEQMTSTVKQNAENASHANQLARGAREQAERGGEVAGRAIAAMGEIDASSRKIGDIVGLIQEIAFQTNLLALNAAVEAARAGEQGRGFAVVASEVRSLAQRSAGAAKEIKGLIAESEEKVRCGSELVNQSGKALAEIVESVKKVTDIVAEIAAASQEQSAGIDQVNNAVMQMDEMTQQNAALVEEASAAARAMQEQAGDLSNQVGFFRLADDGAASPAAPPERAKDVARATEAVFAAVRKAPPRAVAAETADAGVWKEF, encoded by the coding sequence ATGAACATCAAGAAATTCATGGCACGTTTCACCAAGTTGCCGACGCTGTCCGTCAAGGCGCGCCTGATCGGCGTGTTCGCGCTGCTCGGGCTGATGCTCGCGGCCGGCGCGGCGGTCGGCCTCGGCATGATGTCCTGGCAGAACGAGGGCATGCGGCGCAGCTACGAAGAGGCGATGGTGCCGGCCCAGCTGATCGGCAGCCTGCGCGTCAAGTCGCTGACCGACTTCATCGTGCTCGGCGAAGCGGCCGGGGCGATCGGCAAACCCGACCAGATGAAGCAGAAGGTCGCCGAGTCCGAGCGCCTGCAGAAGGAGATCGCCGAGGTCAACAAGCAGCTGTCGACGATGCCGATGAGCGCGGACATCGCCGCGAAGTACAAGGCCTACCGCGCCACCGATGCGGACTACCTGAGCGGTCTCAAGGACATCTACGACGCGCTGGCGCAAAACGACGAAGGCACCGGCGACCTGCTGGAAATGCAGGTGCGCCCTGAGCTGATGCTGCGCGTGGACACCATCAACAAGCTGATGCAGGCGCAGAGCGACGAGGTGAAGCAGATCTATCAGGCGCAGGTCAGCCGCTACAAGCTGGTGCGCAACCTGGTGCTGTTCGCGCTGATTGGCGGCCTGCTGTTCGCGCTGCTGGTGTCGACCCTGCTGGTGCGCTCGATCAGCGGCACGCTGACGCATCTGGTCAAGGTGGCGCATGCCATCGCCGAAGGCCGGCTGGGCCATGTCATCAAGGTCAAGCGGCAGGACGAGCTGGGCCGGTTGCTGGACGCCTTCCGCAGCATGGACGAGCGCCTCGGCGCGATCGTGGGCGAGGTGCGCCACGGCTCCGATGCGGTGTCGAGCGCGGCGCAGCAGATCGCGCGCGGCAACGACGACCTCAGCCAGCGCACGCAGGAGCAGGCTTCCAGCCTGGAAGAGACCGCCTCGTCGATGGAGCAGATGACCTCCACCGTGAAGCAGAACGCGGAGAACGCCAGCCACGCCAACCAGCTGGCCCGCGGCGCCCGTGAGCAGGCCGAGCGTGGCGGCGAGGTGGCGGGCAGGGCGATTGCCGCGATGGGCGAGATCGACGCCTCCAGCCGCAAGATCGGCGACATCGTGGGGCTGATCCAGGAGATCGCGTTCCAGACCAACCTGCTGGCGCTGAACGCCGCGGTGGAAGCGGCGCGCGCCGGCGAGCAGGGCCGTGGTTTCGCGGTCGTGGCCAGCGAGGTGCGCAGCCTGGCGCAGCGCAGCGCCGGCGCGGCGAAGGAGATCAAGGGCCTGATCGCCGAGAGCGAGGAGAAGGTGCGTTGCGGCTCGGAGCTGGTCAACCAGTCCGGCAAGGCGCTGGCCGAGATCGTCGAGAGCGTGAAGAAGGTCACCGACATCGTGGCCGAGATCGCTGCGGCCAGCCAGGAGCAGTCGGCCGGCATCGACCAGGTCAACAACGCCGTGATGCAGATGGACGAGATGACCCAGCAGAACGCCGCGCTGGTGGAAGAGGCTTCGGCCGCCGCCCGCGCCATGCAGGAGCAGGCCGGCGACCTGTCCAACCAGGTGGGCTTCTTCCGCCTGGCCGATGATGGCGCGGCGTCGCCGGCGGCACCGCCGGAGCGCGCGAAGGACGTGGCCCGCGCCACCGAGGCGGTGTTCGCCGCGGTACGCAAGGCGCCGCCGCGCGCCGTTGCCGCCGAGACGGCGGATGCCGGCGTCTGGAAGGAGTTCTGA
- a CDS encoding chemotaxis protein CheW encodes MYEDNAATAPTVQQLTFNLAGEEYGVDILSVREIRGWSRVTRIPQTPDYVLGVLNLRGAIVPVMDLRLRFGLARESYGDSTVVIIVAVAERLFGIVVDAVSDVVDIEPAAIKPVPDMGAIVDTRYLKGLATHVERMVMLLDVEKLMRPEDVETLDAALTGVRDVEVAA; translated from the coding sequence ATGTACGAAGACAACGCGGCCACGGCCCCCACCGTCCAGCAGTTGACGTTCAACCTGGCGGGCGAGGAATACGGCGTGGACATCCTGTCGGTGCGCGAGATCCGCGGCTGGTCGCGGGTCACCCGCATCCCGCAGACCCCCGACTACGTGCTGGGCGTGCTGAACCTGCGCGGCGCGATCGTGCCGGTGATGGACCTGCGCCTGCGCTTCGGCCTGGCACGCGAAAGCTACGGCGACAGCACGGTGGTGATCATCGTGGCGGTCGCCGAGCGGTTGTTCGGCATCGTGGTGGATGCGGTGTCCGACGTGGTCGACATCGAGCCGGCGGCGATCAAGCCGGTGCCTGACATGGGCGCGATCGTCGACACGCGCTACCTGAAGGGCCTGGCCACCCACGTCGAGCGCATGGTGATGCTGCTGGACGTGGAGAAGCTGATGCGTCCGGAAGACGTTGAAACGCTGGACGCCGCGCTGACCGGCGTCCGGGATGTCGAAGTTGCCGCCTGA
- a CDS encoding methyl-accepting chemotaxis protein, with amino-acid sequence MLSGIRGFFDRLSLNARLVMVVSVVVLGLFGLTVMNALQSRASQMEGLERLLRSEIESAVSVASSFHQRAARGEFGEAEAQKRALAQIRDMQWDKGAGYVFAFDDNYVLTEHPVMLDKLGTSVREMTDQNGKPIFQAMHDIDMKDGRGVTYYDWLKPSTRKVVGKLTYTERFQPWGMHFGAGAYFDDIDAQFRHTLMVNLTRAGLLGLLVIALVWVSLRSIRRSIGGEPGFAVAMATRIANGDLGRDDGGKAFAVGSLLAELVRMRDKLTGIVGEVQHGSQAVSCAAQQIAKGNDDLSQRTQEQASSLEETAASMEQMTSTVKQNAENAGYANQLASGAREQAERGGEVAAQAVAAMSEINASSRKIADIVGLIDEIAFQTSLLSLNAAVEAARAGEQGRGFAVVASEVRSLSQRSAAAAKEIKGLIKESVERVHAGSVLVDQSGAALAGIVDSVKKVTDIVAEIAAASQEQSVGIDQVNRAVMQMDEVTQQNAALVEEAAAAARAMQEQADELRRQVAFFRLDGHAAVPAAAPAAPAGPSARVLPMPPRAARPARHAGPVAAVAAADGWSEF; translated from the coding sequence ATGTTGTCCGGAATACGCGGGTTCTTTGATCGGCTCAGCCTGAATGCGCGGCTGGTCATGGTGGTGTCGGTGGTCGTGCTGGGGCTGTTCGGCCTGACCGTGATGAACGCGTTGCAGAGCCGCGCCAGCCAGATGGAAGGGCTCGAACGCCTGCTGCGCAGCGAGATCGAATCGGCGGTTTCGGTGGCCAGCAGCTTCCACCAGCGCGCGGCCAGGGGCGAGTTCGGCGAGGCCGAGGCGCAGAAGCGGGCCCTGGCGCAGATCCGCGACATGCAGTGGGACAAGGGCGCCGGCTACGTGTTCGCGTTCGATGACAACTACGTGCTGACCGAGCACCCGGTGATGCTGGACAAACTGGGTACCAGTGTGCGCGAGATGACCGACCAGAACGGCAAGCCGATCTTCCAGGCGATGCACGACATCGACATGAAGGACGGCCGCGGCGTGACCTACTACGACTGGCTCAAGCCCAGCACCCGCAAGGTGGTGGGCAAGCTCACCTACACCGAGCGCTTCCAGCCGTGGGGCATGCATTTCGGCGCCGGCGCCTATTTCGACGACATCGACGCGCAGTTCCGCCACACGCTGATGGTGAACCTGACCCGGGCCGGCCTGCTGGGCCTGCTGGTGATCGCCCTGGTGTGGGTGTCGCTGCGCAGCATCCGCCGCAGCATCGGCGGCGAGCCGGGTTTTGCGGTGGCCATGGCCACGCGCATCGCCAACGGCGATCTCGGCCGGGACGACGGCGGCAAGGCCTTCGCCGTGGGCAGTCTGCTGGCCGAGCTGGTGCGCATGCGCGACAAGCTGACCGGCATCGTGGGCGAAGTGCAGCACGGTTCGCAGGCGGTGAGCTGCGCGGCGCAGCAGATCGCCAAGGGCAACGACGACCTGAGCCAGCGCACGCAGGAACAGGCGTCGAGCCTGGAGGAAACCGCCGCCTCGATGGAGCAGATGACCTCCACCGTGAAGCAGAACGCGGAGAACGCCGGCTACGCCAACCAGCTCGCCAGCGGTGCGCGCGAGCAAGCCGAGCGCGGCGGCGAAGTGGCGGCGCAGGCGGTGGCAGCGATGAGCGAGATCAACGCCTCCAGCCGCAAGATCGCCGACATCGTGGGGCTGATCGACGAGATCGCGTTCCAGACCAGCCTGTTGTCGCTGAACGCGGCGGTGGAGGCGGCGCGCGCCGGCGAGCAGGGCCGTGGTTTCGCGGTGGTGGCCAGCGAGGTGCGCAGCCTGTCGCAGCGCAGTGCGGCGGCGGCGAAGGAGATCAAGGGCCTGATCAAGGAAAGCGTGGAACGGGTGCACGCCGGCAGCGTGCTGGTGGACCAGTCCGGCGCGGCGCTGGCAGGCATCGTGGACAGCGTGAAGAAGGTCACCGACATCGTGGCGGAGATCGCCGCGGCCAGCCAGGAACAGTCCGTCGGCATCGACCAGGTGAACCGCGCGGTGATGCAGATGGACGAGGTGACCCAGCAGAACGCGGCGCTGGTGGAAGAGGCGGCGGCGGCGGCGCGGGCGATGCAGGAGCAGGCCGACGAACTGCGGCGGCAGGTGGCGTTCTTCCGGCTGGACGGACACGCGGCCGTGCCGGCAGCCGCGCCTGCCGCACCCGCTGGGCCGAGCGCGCGCGTGCTGCCGATGCCGCCGCGAGCGGCGCGACCGGCGCGGCATGCCGGGCCGGTCGCCGCCGTCGCGGCGGCCGACGGCTGGAGCGAGTTCTGA
- a CDS encoding chemotaxis protein CheA, with protein MGAVDLTQFHKTFFEESLEGLDAMETALLALDSGSTDHELVHTIFRAAHSIKGGAATFGFADVAAFTHVAESLLEEVRSERRAVDAELIDLLLRSVDCLRAMLARSGSDQPAADAGSEALRGELVRLVSGELATAPAAAAPKAASANGWDIRFVALPHLLQTGNDPLRLFRELGQLGRLEVRRAFVLDSAPARLAELDPGHCHLGWELRLHGAVARGDVDAVFDWLDGDCELAIAALAAESSAAAALAAVAAPAAAPAPAAPPAREATTAGEGSSIRVGIDKVDALIDMMGELVITQSMLSDIGENFQPSQLERLREGLLQLERNTRELQESVMRIRMLPIGSVFNRFPRLVRDLERKLGKQVRLELHGEHTELDKTVLEKIGDPLVHLVRNAIDHGLELPAQRKAAGKPETGTLKLNAYHEGGNIVVQISDDGAGLNRAAIVAKAQQRGLLGAGQEPSDTEVAELIFQPGFSTAAQATDLSGRGVGMDVVRRNVRDLGGSVGVKSEAGKGSVFTIALPLTLAIIDGLVTAVGHERYIVPLTSIVESQRLGAEAVRRIAGGGEVFQFRGEYLPLMRLHRAFDCADAITEVERGIVVVIEDDSRRVGLLVDDLLGQQQAVIKSLEKHYQRVQGVSGATILSDGSVALIVDVGGVVRLGRRSKAA; from the coding sequence ATGGGCGCCGTCGACCTGACTCAATTCCACAAGACCTTCTTCGAGGAAAGCCTGGAAGGGCTGGACGCGATGGAGACGGCGTTGCTGGCGCTGGATTCGGGTTCGACCGACCACGAGCTGGTACACACGATCTTCCGCGCGGCACATTCGATCAAGGGCGGCGCGGCGACCTTCGGTTTCGCCGACGTCGCCGCGTTCACCCACGTGGCCGAATCGCTGCTGGAGGAAGTGCGCAGCGAGCGCCGCGCGGTGGATGCGGAGCTGATCGACCTGCTGCTGCGCTCGGTCGACTGCCTGCGCGCCATGCTGGCGCGCTCGGGCAGCGACCAGCCGGCGGCCGACGCCGGCAGCGAGGCGCTGCGCGGCGAACTGGTGCGGCTGGTCAGCGGCGAGCTGGCGACGGCGCCCGCCGCGGCCGCGCCGAAGGCCGCATCGGCGAACGGCTGGGACATCCGTTTCGTCGCGCTGCCGCACCTGCTGCAGACCGGCAACGATCCGTTGCGGCTGTTCCGCGAGCTTGGGCAACTGGGCCGGCTGGAAGTGCGGCGGGCCTTCGTGCTCGACAGTGCGCCGGCGCGACTGGCCGAGCTCGATCCCGGCCATTGCCATCTCGGCTGGGAGCTGCGCCTGCACGGCGCGGTGGCGCGCGGCGACGTCGACGCCGTGTTCGACTGGCTCGACGGCGACTGCGAGCTGGCCATCGCGGCGCTGGCCGCGGAATCGTCGGCCGCGGCGGCACTGGCGGCGGTTGCCGCTCCCGCAGCAGCGCCCGCGCCCGCCGCGCCGCCGGCACGCGAAGCCACCACCGCCGGCGAAGGCAGTTCGATCCGCGTCGGCATCGACAAGGTCGATGCGCTGATCGACATGATGGGCGAGCTGGTGATCACCCAGTCGATGCTCAGCGACATCGGCGAGAACTTCCAGCCCTCGCAACTGGAGCGCCTGCGCGAAGGCCTGCTGCAGCTCGAACGCAACACCCGCGAGCTGCAGGAGAGCGTGATGCGCATCCGCATGCTGCCGATCGGCTCGGTGTTCAACCGCTTCCCGCGGCTGGTGCGCGACCTGGAGCGCAAGCTCGGCAAGCAGGTCCGGCTGGAGCTGCACGGCGAGCACACCGAGCTGGACAAGACGGTGCTGGAGAAGATCGGCGACCCGCTGGTGCACCTGGTGCGCAACGCGATCGACCACGGCCTGGAGTTGCCGGCGCAGCGCAAGGCCGCCGGCAAGCCGGAGACCGGCACGCTCAAGCTCAACGCCTATCACGAAGGCGGCAACATCGTGGTGCAGATCAGCGACGACGGCGCTGGGCTGAATCGCGCCGCCATCGTGGCCAAGGCGCAGCAGCGCGGGCTGCTCGGCGCCGGCCAGGAACCCAGCGACACCGAGGTGGCCGAGCTGATCTTCCAGCCGGGCTTCTCCACCGCCGCGCAGGCCACCGACCTGTCCGGCCGCGGTGTCGGCATGGACGTCGTGCGGCGCAACGTGCGCGACCTCGGTGGCAGCGTCGGCGTGAAGAGCGAGGCGGGCAAGGGCAGCGTGTTCACCATCGCGCTGCCGCTGACCCTGGCCATCATCGACGGGCTGGTGACCGCGGTGGGCCACGAGCGCTACATCGTGCCGCTGACCTCGATCGTCGAGTCGCAGCGACTCGGCGCCGAGGCGGTGCGGCGGATCGCCGGCGGCGGCGAGGTGTTCCAGTTCCGCGGCGAGTACCTGCCGCTGATGCGGCTGCACCGCGCCTTCGACTGCGCCGACGCGATCACCGAGGTCGAGCGCGGCATCGTGGTGGTGATCGAGGACGACAGCCGCCGCGTGGGCCTGCTGGTGGACGACCTGCTCGGCCAGCAGCAGGCGGTGATCAAGTCGTTGGAGAAGCACTACCAGCGGGTGCAGGGCGTGTCCGGCGCGACCATCCTCAGCGACGGCTCGGTCGCGCTGATCGTCGATGTGGGCGGCGTGGTGCGGCTGGGGCGGCGCAGCAAGGCCGCCTGA
- a CDS encoding response regulator — protein MAKILAVDDSVSMRGMVAFTLRGAGHEVAEAENGQLALDVARGSAFDLVLADVNMPVMDGIAMVRELRTMDAYKGVPILMLTTESHTEKKMEGKAAGATGWLVKPFDPEQLLATVKRVLG, from the coding sequence ATGGCAAAGATTCTTGCGGTAGACGATTCGGTCTCGATGCGCGGCATGGTGGCGTTCACCCTGCGCGGCGCCGGGCACGAGGTGGCCGAGGCCGAGAACGGGCAACTGGCGCTGGACGTGGCGCGCGGCAGCGCGTTCGACCTGGTGCTGGCCGACGTCAACATGCCGGTGATGGACGGCATCGCCATGGTGCGCGAGCTGCGCACGATGGACGCCTACAAGGGCGTGCCGATCCTGATGCTGACCACCGAGTCGCACACCGAGAAGAAGATGGAAGGCAAGGCGGCCGGCGCCACCGGCTGGCTGGTCAAGCCGTTCGACCCGGAGCAGCTGCTGGCCACCGTCAAGCGCGTGCTGGGCTGA
- a CDS encoding STAS domain-containing protein, protein MATADKQLVSANERAWSGGMAGKRAVKQQQDERQAAPDGAAAVVLPADCRIAAQAALKTQLLGALEHGASVVLDASQVERVDTAALQLLVLLRRELQARGGALDWRGASEAFNEAAGLLGLARILELPAAGPA, encoded by the coding sequence GTGGCGACGGCCGATAAGCAACTCGTCAGCGCCAACGAGCGCGCGTGGAGTGGCGGCATGGCCGGCAAACGGGCGGTGAAGCAGCAACAGGACGAGCGGCAGGCGGCGCCGGACGGTGCGGCCGCGGTGGTGCTTCCGGCTGACTGCCGCATCGCCGCCCAGGCCGCGCTGAAGACGCAGCTGCTGGGTGCGCTGGAGCATGGCGCCAGCGTGGTGCTGGATGCCAGCCAGGTGGAGCGTGTCGATACGGCGGCGCTGCAGCTGCTGGTGCTGTTGCGGCGTGAGCTGCAGGCACGCGGCGGCGCGCTGGACTGGCGCGGCGCGAGCGAGGCGTTCAACGAGGCGGCTGGCCTGCTCGGCCTGGCGCGGATTCTGGAACTGCCGGCCGCAGGGCCGGCCTGA
- a CDS encoding flagellar hook-length control protein FliK → MIIQPTSLAALTWAGAASGTSAQSWRIGTVLSARPLGLNPQGLLVLQVGALAVETELPGSQLPAQFQVRVLSLGAQPQLEVLSPPADPTFQRVLRERLPQQNGYAPLLATLGTLAQRPVLRQLPPDLRAALALLEQSLRTPAEITRGEGLREAVSRSGLFFESRLASPHGNLAALAEDDWKGALLRLAGLLDRRAPAPAPANRSDAAPPMLQRGMQAQPRVPLPLVPADDGVDPLLDRLHGDVKAALARVEVAQLEAGTSPLPAWMIEIPLQGEGGRDVLQLQLEFSADPVDGSHGWTLGFALDLPALGPLQGELQLREPRLTVRLWAERAQTAQRMERQFGPLRQRLAACGVLLDQLSCQVGLPQPPGRHSAVLLQATA, encoded by the coding sequence TTGATCATCCAACCGACCAGCCTGGCCGCCCTCACCTGGGCCGGTGCCGCTTCCGGCACCAGCGCGCAAAGCTGGCGCATCGGCACGGTGCTGTCGGCGCGGCCGCTGGGGCTGAACCCGCAGGGGCTGCTGGTGCTGCAGGTCGGCGCGCTCGCGGTGGAGACGGAACTGCCCGGCAGCCAGTTGCCGGCGCAGTTCCAGGTCCGCGTGCTGAGCCTGGGTGCGCAGCCGCAACTGGAGGTACTGTCGCCTCCCGCCGATCCAACCTTCCAGCGCGTGCTGCGCGAACGCCTGCCGCAGCAGAACGGCTATGCACCGCTGCTGGCCACGCTGGGCACGCTGGCGCAGCGGCCGGTATTGCGCCAGTTGCCGCCGGACCTGCGCGCAGCGCTGGCCCTGCTCGAACAATCGCTGCGCACGCCCGCCGAAATCACCCGCGGCGAAGGCCTGCGCGAGGCCGTCAGCCGCAGCGGCCTGTTCTTCGAATCCCGCCTGGCCAGCCCGCACGGCAACCTGGCGGCGCTGGCCGAGGACGACTGGAAGGGCGCGCTGCTGCGCCTGGCCGGGCTGCTCGACCGGCGCGCGCCGGCGCCGGCGCCGGCCAACCGCAGCGATGCCGCACCACCGATGCTGCAGCGTGGCATGCAGGCGCAACCGCGCGTGCCGCTGCCGCTGGTACCGGCCGACGATGGCGTGGACCCGCTGCTGGATCGCCTGCACGGCGACGTCAAGGCAGCCCTGGCACGGGTCGAGGTGGCCCAGCTGGAAGCCGGCACGAGCCCGCTGCCGGCATGGATGATCGAGATTCCGCTGCAGGGCGAGGGCGGGCGCGACGTGCTGCAGCTGCAGCTGGAGTTCAGCGCCGATCCCGTCGACGGCAGTCACGGCTGGACGCTCGGTTTCGCGCTGGACCTGCCCGCACTGGGCCCGCTGCAGGGCGAACTGCAACTGCGCGAGCCGCGGCTGACGGTGCGCCTGTGGGCCGAGCGGGCACAGACCGCGCAACGCATGGAGCGCCAGTTCGGCCCGCTGCGCCAGCGGCTGGCCGCCTGCGGCGTGCTGCTCGACCAGCTGAGCTGCCAGGTCGGCCTGCCGCAACCGCCGGGCCGGCACAGCGCCGTGCTGCTGCAGGCCACCGCATGA
- a CDS encoding DUF2802 domain-containing protein has translation MWLELGVGVLLALALVQSLLLFHGWRQLRELQRRVGALSREAGYACTDVPTSMLVTALGRLERQLGRIEQQPPPLRQSYELAQRLAREGADLDQLVSRCGLSRDEARLVLQMHPANS, from the coding sequence ATGTGGCTTGAACTTGGCGTGGGCGTCCTGCTGGCGCTGGCGCTGGTGCAGTCGCTGCTGCTGTTCCACGGCTGGCGCCAGCTGCGCGAACTGCAGCGGCGTGTCGGCGCGCTGTCGCGCGAGGCGGGCTATGCCTGTACCGACGTGCCGACCTCGATGCTGGTGACCGCGCTGGGGCGGCTGGAGCGTCAGCTCGGCCGGATCGAGCAGCAACCGCCGCCGCTGCGGCAATCCTACGAACTGGCCCAGCGGCTGGCGCGCGAAGGCGCCGACCTCGACCAACTGGTCAGTCGCTGCGGCCTGTCGCGCGACGAGGCGAGGCTGGTGCTGCAGATGCACCCGGCCAACTCCTGA
- a CDS encoding chemotaxis protein CheW: protein MNAAVPASATHTRHWLSFRIGTQLYAAPLDDVSEVIRDGDLTPVPGAAPDLLGVRHLRGRIVPVMDGRRRLGLAEAPAANPVMVRVVMLSQAGQRVGLRVDAVGELLCSDGIEIAPPPPGRASRDDDPVSGVLAWQGGFVALLDVRRLCRAEDGGGHVA, encoded by the coding sequence ATGAATGCCGCCGTCCCCGCGTCCGCGACACACACCCGCCACTGGCTGTCGTTCCGCATCGGCACGCAGCTGTATGCGGCGCCGCTGGACGATGTCAGCGAAGTCATCCGCGACGGCGACCTGACCCCGGTGCCGGGCGCCGCGCCGGACCTGCTCGGCGTGCGCCACCTGCGCGGGCGCATCGTGCCGGTGATGGACGGCCGCCGTCGGCTGGGCCTGGCGGAGGCGCCGGCGGCGAACCCGGTCATGGTGCGGGTGGTGATGTTGTCGCAGGCGGGCCAGCGCGTCGGCCTGCGCGTGGATGCGGTCGGCGAACTGCTGTGCAGCGACGGCATCGAAATCGCACCGCCGCCGCCGGGGCGCGCCAGCCGCGACGACGATCCGGTCAGCGGCGTGCTGGCCTGGCAGGGCGGGTTCGTGGCCCTGCTCGACGTGCGCCGGCTGTGCCGGGCCGAGGACGGGGGCGGCCATGTGGCTTGA
- the motD gene encoding flagellar motor protein MotD: MRRHKHEEHVNHEAWAIPYADLMTLLLAFFVVMYAVSVVNEGKFRVMSESLIEAFNGSSHAIAPLPPTRIRPHNVAPAIAAPAGQSGSSIVPIAVPIPPHPVPASGGSGREAGHQSKPQETLGRIEDQVRKALQPLIDRKLVVVRHKPDWLEIEIRTDILFPSGVAQLSEPATAVLRDLAAILARFGNPLRVEGFTDDKPISNTLYPSNWELSAARAARVARLFSTNGIAPARLGIIGWGETRPIADNATEEGRNQNRRVLVVVMSDHPTAPRDHATPESVGGIAGLAAAPPPAVDILPTVRAVGGGASGQPLPDSDAAVLPHAAGAARQAGSSQ; encoded by the coding sequence ATGAGAAGGCACAAGCACGAGGAACACGTCAATCACGAGGCCTGGGCGATCCCCTACGCCGACCTGATGACCCTGCTGCTCGCGTTCTTCGTGGTGATGTATGCGGTGTCGGTGGTCAACGAAGGCAAGTTCCGGGTGATGTCCGAGTCGCTGATCGAGGCGTTCAACGGCTCCAGCCACGCGATCGCGCCGCTGCCGCCGACGCGGATCCGGCCGCACAACGTCGCGCCGGCGATCGCCGCGCCGGCCGGGCAGTCGGGTTCGTCGATCGTGCCGATCGCGGTGCCGATCCCGCCGCATCCGGTGCCCGCCAGCGGCGGCAGCGGGCGCGAGGCGGGCCACCAGTCGAAGCCGCAGGAAACCCTGGGGCGCATCGAGGACCAGGTGCGCAAGGCGCTGCAGCCCCTGATCGACCGCAAGCTGGTGGTGGTCCGGCACAAGCCCGACTGGCTGGAAATCGAGATCCGCACCGACATCCTGTTTCCCAGCGGCGTGGCGCAACTGTCGGAGCCGGCCACGGCGGTGCTGCGCGACCTGGCGGCGATCCTGGCCCGCTTCGGCAACCCGCTGCGGGTGGAGGGCTTTACCGACGACAAGCCGATCAGCAACACGCTGTACCCGTCGAACTGGGAACTGTCGGCGGCGCGCGCGGCGCGCGTGGCGCGGCTGTTTTCCACCAACGGGATCGCCCCGGCGCGGCTGGGCATCATCGGCTGGGGCGAGACGCGCCCGATCGCCGACAACGCCACCGAGGAAGGCCGCAACCAGAACCGGCGGGTGCTGGTGGTGGTGATGAGCGACCACCCGACCGCGCCGCGCGACCACGCCACCCCGGAAAGCGTCGGCGGGATCGCCGGCCTGGCGGCGGCGCCGCCGCCGGCGGTCGATATACTGCCGACTGTGCGCGCCGTCGGCGGCGGCGCGTCCGGCCAGCCGTTGCCGGACAGCGACGCCGCGGTGTTGCCGCATGCCGCCGGCGCCGCGCGTCAGGCCGGTTCGAGCCAATGA
- a CDS encoding flagellar motor protein: protein MDLVSIIGTILAFVVIIVGTILKGSTVGALWNPAAFVIVFAGTAAALLVQNQGKVLKQAFKMLSMVYRPPRHQPGDLISRIVGWSEISRRQGLLGLEPQIEAEPDPFVSKGLQLLVDGGEPEAIRSVLEVDLETREAIDLAGAKVYEMAGIYSPTLGIIGAVMGLMAVMQNLADPSKLGHGIAAAFVATIYGVALANLFMLPMAARLKGLISKQTQMREILIEGLVSIAQGDNPRQIEARLQGYVA from the coding sequence ATGGATCTGGTAAGCATCATCGGCACCATTCTGGCCTTCGTGGTCATCATCGTGGGCACCATCCTCAAGGGTTCCACCGTGGGCGCGCTGTGGAATCCCGCGGCGTTCGTGATCGTCTTCGCCGGCACGGCCGCCGCCCTGCTGGTGCAGAACCAGGGCAAGGTGCTCAAGCAAGCGTTCAAGATGCTCTCGATGGTCTACCGGCCGCCCCGGCACCAGCCGGGCGACCTGATCAGCCGCATCGTCGGCTGGAGCGAGATCTCGCGGCGGCAGGGCCTGCTCGGGCTGGAGCCGCAGATCGAGGCGGAGCCCGACCCGTTCGTCAGCAAGGGGCTGCAGCTCTTGGTCGACGGCGGCGAGCCGGAGGCGATCCGCAGCGTGCTGGAGGTGGACCTGGAAACGCGCGAGGCGATCGACCTGGCCGGCGCCAAGGTGTACGAAATGGCCGGCATCTACTCGCCCACGCTGGGCATCATCGGCGCGGTGATGGGCCTGATGGCGGTGATGCAGAACCTGGCCGACCCGAGCAAGCTCGGCCACGGCATCGCCGCGGCCTTCGTGGCCACCATCTACGGCGTGGCGCTGGCCAACCTGTTCATGCTGCCGATGGCAGCGCGGCTGAAGGGCCTGATCAGCAAGCAGACGCAGATGCGCGAGATCCTGATCGAGGGTCTGGTGTCGATCGCGCAGGGCGACAACCCGCGGCAGATCGAGGCGCGCCTGCAAGGTTACGTGGCATGA